A genomic stretch from Sphingomonas sp. HDW15A includes:
- a CDS encoding DUF190 domain-containing protein has product MTDRQLPNVHPMKKIEVVVHAGDIKLIEAALRDAGVAGWTIIRDVAGMGHHGFHQARTIFSDETGLVMFVGVAPAQRIRQAALEIETLFRTRAGVLFLSDVEVIRSDYFTGA; this is encoded by the coding sequence ATGACAGACCGACAGCTACCGAATGTCCACCCTATGAAGAAGATCGAGGTGGTCGTACACGCCGGTGACATAAAACTGATCGAGGCTGCGCTTCGGGATGCCGGAGTGGCCGGATGGACCATCATTCGCGATGTCGCCGGCATGGGCCATCATGGCTTTCACCAGGCGCGCACGATTTTCAGCGATGAGACGGGACTCGTGATGTTCGTCGGAGTCGCGCCCGCCCAGCGCATCCGCCAGGCAGCACTGGAGATCGAAACCTTGTTCCGGACCCGCGCCGGCGTTCTGTTTCTTTCGGATGTGGAGGTCATCCGGTCGGACTATTTCACCGGCGCCTGA
- the msrA gene encoding peptide-methionine (S)-S-oxide reductase MsrA, whose translation MRSILLLTILLLASCSNASAAESRLLPAPGRDVAANSGLQTAVLAGGCFWGVEAVFEHVKGVRSVESGYAGGGATDANYSAVSSERTKHAEAVRITFDPKAVSYGTLLRVFFSVAHDPTQLNRQGPDIGTSYRSAIFPQSAEQRDVAAAYIAQLRNQFSRPIVTRLESGRFYRAEAYHQDFMRRNPAHPYILAHDRPKILALKRAAPSLYRS comes from the coding sequence ATGCGCTCTATCCTACTGTTGACGATCCTGCTCCTAGCTTCGTGCTCCAATGCCAGCGCGGCGGAATCGCGGCTTCTGCCCGCCCCCGGCCGCGACGTAGCGGCGAACTCGGGGCTACAGACGGCGGTCCTCGCAGGCGGGTGCTTCTGGGGGGTCGAGGCTGTGTTCGAGCATGTGAAGGGCGTTCGCTCGGTAGAGTCGGGATATGCGGGCGGCGGCGCGACCGACGCAAACTACAGCGCGGTCAGCAGCGAACGCACGAAGCATGCGGAGGCCGTACGAATTACCTTCGACCCAAAGGCGGTGAGCTACGGGACACTCCTTCGCGTATTCTTTTCCGTCGCGCACGATCCCACGCAGCTCAATCGCCAGGGCCCGGACATCGGCACGAGTTATCGTTCGGCAATCTTTCCGCAGAGCGCTGAGCAAAGAGATGTTGCCGCAGCCTATATCGCACAGCTTCGAAACCAGTTCTCGAGACCGATCGTCACCCGTCTCGAAAGCGGGCGCTTCTACCGCGCCGAGGCTTATCACCAGGATTTCATGCGCCGGAACCCGGCTCATCCGTATATCCTTGCCCACGACCGGCCGAAGATTCTCGCTTTAAAGCGGGCTGCTCCGTCGCTTTACCGCTCGTGA
- a CDS encoding MoxR family ATPase, whose product MRFEGTSNYVATDDLKVAVNAAVKLRRPLLVKGEPGTGKTVLAHEIAEALGAPLIEWHIKSTTRAVQGLYEYDAVARLRDGQLGDERVHDIANYIKRGKLWDAFTSPTLPVLLIDEIDKADIEFPNDLLQELDRMEFHVYETGETVKAVDRPVVVITSNNEKELPDAFLRRCFFHYIRFPDRTTMEAIVDVHFPGIQKMLVGRALDIFYEIREVPGLKKKPSTSELIDWLKLLLHEDMPLEVLQNRDPTKAIPPLHGALLKNEADVMLFERLAFMARRQG is encoded by the coding sequence ATGCGCTTCGAAGGCACCTCCAACTATGTCGCCACCGACGACCTCAAGGTCGCGGTCAATGCCGCGGTCAAGCTACGCCGTCCGCTGTTGGTGAAGGGCGAGCCGGGGACCGGCAAGACCGTACTGGCTCACGAGATTGCGGAGGCGCTCGGCGCGCCGCTGATCGAATGGCACATCAAGTCGACGACCCGCGCCGTCCAGGGACTTTATGAATATGACGCGGTCGCCCGGCTTCGCGATGGACAGCTTGGTGACGAACGGGTCCACGATATCGCGAACTACATCAAGCGGGGAAAACTCTGGGATGCGTTCACCTCCCCCACCCTGCCCGTCCTGCTGATCGACGAGATCGACAAGGCGGACATCGAATTCCCCAACGATCTTCTCCAGGAACTCGATCGAATGGAGTTCCATGTCTATGAAACCGGCGAGACGGTAAAGGCGGTGGACCGCCCAGTCGTGGTGATCACGTCAAACAATGAAAAGGAACTGCCGGACGCATTCCTGCGCCGCTGCTTCTTCCACTACATCCGTTTTCCCGACCGGACGACAATGGAAGCCATTGTCGACGTCCACTTCCCAGGCATCCAGAAAATGCTGGTGGGACGCGCGCTCGATATCTTTTACGAAATTCGGGAGGTCCCGGGCCTCAAGAAGAAGCCTTCGACAAGCGAGCTGATCGACTGGCTGAAGCTGCTTCTCCACGAAGACATGCCGCTCGAAGTCCTTCAGAATCGCGACCCGACAAAGGCGATCCCGCCGCTCCATGGCGCGCTGCTCAAGAACGAGGCCGACGTAATGCTGTTCGAGCGACTTGCCTTCATGGCCAGGCGGCAAGGATAA
- a CDS encoding putative inorganic carbon transporter subunit DabA, which translates to MTELTRIAAALQRKSEAQPSLAMQVELAARIVAPLWPLESAIAVNPLSGLEHMPFEEAVRAGSELFGASSGLDLDLWRRLSAAGKPSKNAVRSAAIMELGGLNDAFVMVGPDISLLDCLIARLFDLPAEPKPERAADPAGREVADYCAAYFANDVAALAIGRGDSGLYMASLPLMRTTHRKTDWAGVPETPMAAIGWALDRLGVVSEDRPLHLTKTVARLPGWAGHIRWRDEHADEDRRQERPAHMADLIALILLADLAHGRGKTLSRSVAQPELRQRLAAQFGIGADDFAPEVRRVLKLDEADLALIFQRAAETEYAFQLGRAVERNSRTAITHSAKADAQLMFCIDVRSEPMRRAIEKEGRYETIGYAGFFGLPVAMREPGRARTRRLPVLIGPQHELLLRPSPGAEAEAKSFLLKRRRGESLQGVFAHLKSGTATSFATAEAVGPLAAAMMVLQTFAPRAAAALKARCTGDRHALAPSIDSHDRHDGLSGAERLAYARSLFALTGMKIRSRLVVLLGHCGQATNNPYASALDCGACAGHGGGANARAMAAVLNDQAVRSALGIEPDVFFLAGEHNTTNDEVRLFDLQSAPDTHRADIDQLQSSLTAAGRMVRRERAAKLRRSENDLVTGALHWGEVRPEWGLTGNAAFIIGGRELTGSLDLEGRAFLHDYDWRSDPNGDALATILTAPMVVAQWINSQYLFSTIDNERYGAGDKTVHNPVAGIGVVRGNGGDLAVGLPRQSLFHDDGSPAHVPQRLCTIVHAPMARVRTLIEQHNVLRQLFGNGWVRLIVVDPDRGRALRWADDREMAIEEAANGCA; encoded by the coding sequence ATGACGGAACTCACCCGGATCGCCGCCGCCCTTCAGCGCAAAAGCGAGGCGCAGCCCTCCCTTGCGATGCAGGTCGAGCTCGCAGCTCGTATAGTCGCGCCATTGTGGCCGCTCGAAAGCGCGATCGCGGTGAACCCGCTGTCCGGGCTGGAGCATATGCCTTTCGAAGAAGCCGTCCGCGCCGGCTCGGAGCTATTCGGAGCAAGCTCGGGCCTCGATCTCGACCTGTGGCGCCGGCTGAGTGCGGCAGGAAAGCCGTCGAAAAACGCTGTGCGTAGCGCGGCGATAATGGAACTTGGTGGCCTGAATGACGCCTTCGTAATGGTCGGCCCCGACATCAGCCTCCTCGATTGCCTTATCGCTCGCCTGTTCGACCTCCCGGCAGAGCCAAAGCCGGAGCGAGCGGCCGATCCCGCCGGGCGAGAGGTGGCCGATTATTGTGCTGCCTATTTCGCCAACGACGTCGCAGCATTGGCTATCGGACGCGGCGACAGCGGACTGTACATGGCATCGCTGCCCCTGATGCGAACGACGCATCGGAAGACGGATTGGGCAGGAGTGCCTGAAACGCCGATGGCGGCGATCGGTTGGGCGCTCGACCGGTTGGGCGTAGTCAGCGAAGACCGTCCGCTTCATCTGACAAAGACGGTCGCTCGTTTGCCGGGCTGGGCGGGTCACATTCGCTGGCGCGACGAGCATGCTGATGAAGATCGGCGCCAGGAAAGGCCCGCGCATATGGCCGACCTAATAGCGCTAATCCTTCTGGCAGACCTCGCCCATGGCCGTGGCAAAACTTTGTCACGATCGGTTGCTCAGCCGGAGCTCCGGCAGCGACTCGCAGCGCAATTCGGCATTGGAGCCGATGATTTCGCACCTGAGGTTAGGCGGGTCCTTAAATTGGATGAAGCAGACCTCGCGCTCATATTCCAGCGCGCTGCCGAAACTGAATATGCCTTCCAACTTGGTCGCGCGGTCGAACGGAACTCCCGCACGGCTATCACTCATTCAGCCAAGGCTGACGCGCAACTGATGTTTTGCATCGACGTCCGGTCTGAACCGATGCGGCGCGCCATCGAGAAGGAAGGCCGTTACGAGACGATCGGCTATGCCGGATTTTTTGGTTTACCGGTTGCGATGCGCGAACCAGGACGGGCACGAACACGGCGCTTGCCGGTTCTCATCGGGCCGCAACACGAGCTTTTGTTACGCCCCTCGCCAGGGGCCGAGGCCGAAGCGAAATCCTTCTTGTTGAAAAGGCGCCGCGGGGAGAGTCTTCAGGGCGTATTTGCGCACTTGAAGTCCGGAACGGCGACCAGCTTTGCGACCGCGGAAGCCGTGGGTCCGCTTGCTGCGGCAATGATGGTTTTGCAGACATTCGCGCCGCGCGCCGCTGCCGCTCTCAAAGCGCGCTGCACCGGTGATCGGCACGCGCTTGCCCCCTCGATCGATTCGCACGACCGGCACGACGGATTATCGGGCGCGGAAAGGCTAGCGTATGCCCGCAGCCTGTTTGCGCTCACGGGAATGAAAATCCGTTCACGTCTCGTGGTGCTCTTGGGTCATTGCGGGCAGGCGACGAACAATCCTTATGCCAGCGCGCTCGATTGCGGGGCGTGCGCTGGCCACGGCGGCGGAGCGAACGCGCGGGCGATGGCGGCCGTTCTTAATGACCAGGCCGTCAGGTCCGCCCTCGGTATCGAGCCGGACGTCTTTTTCCTTGCAGGCGAGCATAATACGACGAACGACGAGGTACGCTTGTTCGACCTGCAGAGCGCGCCTGACACGCACCGCGCAGATATCGACCAGCTACAGTCGTCACTTACCGCCGCCGGACGAATGGTGCGTCGAGAGCGCGCTGCCAAACTTCGGCGAAGCGAAAACGATCTCGTCACCGGTGCGCTGCATTGGGGCGAGGTCCGACCGGAATGGGGACTGACCGGAAATGCCGCCTTTATCATCGGAGGCCGTGAATTGACCGGGTCTTTGGATTTGGAGGGTCGCGCCTTCCTTCATGACTATGATTGGCGTTCCGATCCCAACGGGGACGCGCTGGCTACGATCCTGACGGCGCCGATGGTGGTCGCCCAGTGGATCAATTCCCAGTACCTGTTTTCCACGATCGACAACGAGCGATACGGCGCAGGGGACAAGACGGTGCACAATCCCGTCGCCGGGATCGGTGTCGTCCGCGGCAATGGAGGGGACCTTGCCGTAGGCCTGCCCAGGCAGTCCCTGTTTCACGACGACGGCTCGCCGGCCCATGTGCCACAGCGGCTATGCACAATCGTTCATGCGCCGATGGCGCGGGTTCGGACGCTGATCGAACAGCACAATGTCCTGCGCCAGCTTTTCGGGAACGGCTGGGTCAGGCTGATTGTGGTGGATCCGGACCGGGGACGCGCACTGCGGTGGGCCGACGACCGGGAAATGGCCATCGAAGAGGCAGCGAACGGCTGCGCTTGA
- a CDS encoding LysR family transcriptional regulator, with the protein MYRNLDLDLLRAFVLVADVGGFTRAGERLGRTQSAVSLQIKRLEELVGRPLFLRGPRLLELTRDGQKLLPHARAMLRLNDAAISDIAEPEIAGLVRLGVPEDFATVHLPAVLAEFADAHPGSNWK; encoded by the coding sequence ATGTATCGCAATCTGGACTTGGATCTGCTTCGCGCCTTCGTGCTCGTTGCCGATGTCGGCGGCTTTACAAGAGCGGGTGAGCGGCTCGGACGCACGCAGTCTGCTGTCAGTCTTCAAATCAAACGACTGGAAGAATTGGTCGGCAGGCCGCTTTTCCTTCGTGGCCCGCGCCTCCTCGAGTTGACCCGCGACGGGCAAAAGTTGCTTCCTCACGCCAGGGCGATGCTTCGCCTCAACGACGCAGCAATCTCCGACATTGCGGAACCCGAAATCGCGGGTCTTGTTCGGCTTGGCGTTCCTGAGGATTTCGCGACGGTCCATCTTCCCGCGGTTCTGGCAGAGTTCGCCGACGCCCATCCCGGGTCGAACTGGAAGTGA
- a CDS encoding proton-conducting transporter membrane subunit, whose amino-acid sequence MPEFSHSASSVARGHIVAPIQPIRAASVGGGLGLAGIAIATIAGLIAPFAGLIAMLTLLVSTAVLGFSERYLRSDPHQLGFALKVLGIVGATLLFLLADNMIMIAAGWIASGLIMAQLIGHVQGWDEACAARRRALKQFLLGDMALVAALAILALDTGSLSVASPGPNGTAQSAVALLLVLAACVRCALPPFSRWLTRSMAAPTPVSALMHAGFVNAGGVLLVRFGPLLEQAPAAQLVAIAAGSFAALWGTAVMWVRPDVKRSLAGSTVAQMGFMVMSCGLGAYAAAAFHLIAHGLFKAWLFLSSGSAIGRPQIAGVRSPVRSLLLGAVAALAACSLTLWTSGSLPPPTILPSILAVATAAASVPLLFRSGSAIAVGILLLLLYACGVQLMTFALERPVGSPPAGNWLAACLLAMFGTAWLIQHRLLDAGRNLPAFLHARLLNS is encoded by the coding sequence ATGCCCGAATTTTCCCACTCCGCATCCTCTGTCGCTCGAGGTCATATTGTCGCGCCGATCCAGCCGATCAGGGCCGCGAGCGTAGGTGGCGGGCTCGGTCTCGCTGGAATCGCCATAGCCACAATCGCGGGTTTGATTGCTCCCTTCGCAGGATTGATCGCAATGCTGACGTTGCTCGTGTCGACCGCCGTCCTGGGATTCTCCGAGCGTTACCTAAGGAGCGACCCCCACCAGCTCGGTTTTGCATTGAAAGTCCTGGGGATTGTCGGCGCAACGCTCCTGTTCCTGCTCGCCGACAACATGATCATGATCGCTGCGGGCTGGATCGCTTCCGGGTTGATAATGGCGCAGTTGATCGGCCACGTGCAGGGTTGGGACGAGGCTTGCGCCGCCCGTCGCCGAGCCTTGAAGCAGTTTCTCCTCGGCGACATGGCGCTGGTGGCGGCGCTGGCGATCCTCGCGCTTGATACGGGCTCGCTGTCCGTTGCCAGCCCGGGCCCCAACGGAACCGCGCAGTCAGCGGTGGCGCTGCTCTTGGTCTTGGCGGCCTGCGTCCGTTGCGCCCTCCCCCCATTCTCTCGCTGGCTCACCCGGTCGATGGCGGCCCCCACGCCAGTATCGGCATTGATGCATGCCGGTTTCGTCAACGCCGGCGGCGTTTTGTTAGTCCGCTTCGGTCCACTGCTGGAACAGGCGCCAGCGGCCCAACTCGTCGCCATCGCGGCCGGTTCGTTCGCCGCGCTATGGGGAACCGCGGTCATGTGGGTTCGGCCCGACGTCAAGCGGTCGCTCGCCGGCTCTACCGTCGCGCAAATGGGTTTCATGGTCATGAGCTGTGGCTTGGGCGCTTATGCTGCCGCGGCATTCCATCTGATCGCGCACGGTTTATTCAAGGCTTGGCTGTTCCTTTCCTCTGGATCGGCGATTGGGCGTCCGCAAATTGCCGGCGTTCGATCTCCCGTAAGGAGCCTGCTTCTTGGCGCCGTCGCAGCCTTGGCGGCCTGCTCGCTTACACTTTGGACAAGTGGCTCGCTGCCGCCGCCGACGATTCTTCCTTCAATCCTCGCCGTCGCGACGGCCGCTGCAAGCGTCCCACTGCTCTTCCGCTCAGGCAGCGCAATTGCGGTCGGGATCCTGCTGCTCCTGCTCTACGCTTGTGGCGTCCAGTTGATGACTTTCGCGCTCGAACGGCCGGTAGGATCGCCGCCCGCTGGCAATTGGCTCGCCGCATGCCTGCTGGCGATGTTCGGCACGGCCTGGCTCATCCAGCACAGGTTGCTCGACGCGGGCCGTAACCTTCCAGCCTTTCTGCATGCCCGCTTGCTCAACAGCTAG
- the acs gene encoding acetate--CoA ligase: MAQAAYPVPSEWSDKAIVDKRRYEELIRRADEDPDAFWAEQAKRLDWMKPFTTVKDTSFFEEDFRIRWFADGTLNLSANCLDRHIAEHGDRVAIIWEPDDPGEAARRITFCELHRDVCRFANALKAKGARKGDRITIYLPMVPEAAVAMLACARIGAIHSVVFGGFSPESLAGRIQDCDSNIVVTSDEGLRGGKTVPLKANVDAALEHCTSVDTVFVLRRTGADVAWAEGRDVDWEEALESASEDCPPEEMGAEDPLFILYTSGSTGKPKGVLHTTGGYALWVSYSHEIVFDYRPGQVYWCTADVGWVTGHSYIVYGPLANGATTLMFEGVPNYPDPSRFWQVIDKHKVEIFYTAPTALRALMREGEEWVSRTDRSSLRLLGTVGEPINPEAWDWYHRVVGERRCPIVDTWWQTETGGILISPLPGATNLKPGSATKPLPGVRPMLLTGDGKVLEGAADGCLVIADSWPGQMRTVYGDHERFFQTYFATFPGYYFTGDGCRRDEDGYYWITGRIDDVINVSGHRMGTAEIESALVAHRYVAEAAVVGMPHDIKGQGIYAYVTLNAGTEGDEELRRELVKWVRKEIGPIASPDVIQFAPGLPKTRSGKIMRRILRKIAEDDVSNLGDTSTLADPSVVDNLLANRPRRQSVNA, translated from the coding sequence ATGGCGCAGGCTGCATACCCCGTACCATCCGAATGGAGCGACAAGGCGATCGTTGACAAGCGACGTTACGAGGAACTGATTCGACGCGCTGACGAGGATCCCGACGCCTTTTGGGCTGAGCAGGCGAAGCGCCTCGATTGGATGAAGCCGTTTACGACCGTGAAAGACACGAGCTTTTTCGAGGAGGATTTCCGCATCCGATGGTTCGCCGACGGAACGCTCAACCTGTCTGCCAACTGCCTGGATCGCCATATTGCCGAGCACGGCGACCGGGTTGCCATCATCTGGGAACCGGATGACCCCGGTGAAGCGGCTCGAAGAATCACGTTTTGCGAGCTTCACCGCGACGTTTGCCGCTTCGCCAATGCGTTGAAGGCAAAAGGCGCCCGCAAGGGCGACCGGATTACAATCTATTTGCCCATGGTGCCGGAAGCTGCGGTGGCAATGCTGGCCTGCGCCCGTATCGGCGCAATCCACTCCGTGGTTTTCGGTGGCTTTTCCCCGGAATCGCTCGCCGGACGAATCCAGGACTGCGATTCCAATATCGTCGTAACATCCGATGAAGGGCTCCGCGGCGGAAAGACCGTGCCTCTTAAGGCCAATGTCGATGCGGCGCTTGAGCATTGCACCAGCGTCGACACCGTTTTCGTTCTGAGAAGGACCGGAGCAGATGTTGCGTGGGCTGAAGGCCGCGACGTCGACTGGGAAGAAGCACTCGAAAGCGCCTCTGAAGATTGCCCGCCGGAGGAGATGGGCGCGGAAGATCCGCTCTTCATCCTTTACACCTCCGGTTCGACGGGCAAGCCGAAAGGTGTGCTCCATACAACGGGTGGCTATGCGCTATGGGTCAGCTACTCACATGAGATCGTCTTCGACTACCGGCCGGGGCAAGTCTACTGGTGTACGGCGGACGTCGGATGGGTCACCGGTCACAGCTACATTGTCTACGGTCCGCTGGCTAACGGTGCGACCACCCTGATGTTTGAAGGCGTTCCCAACTACCCGGATCCTTCACGCTTCTGGCAGGTGATCGACAAGCACAAGGTCGAGATCTTCTATACCGCTCCGACCGCGCTGCGTGCGCTGATGCGCGAGGGCGAGGAATGGGTAAGCAGGACCGACCGATCGTCGCTAAGGTTGCTTGGAACCGTCGGAGAACCGATCAATCCTGAAGCGTGGGACTGGTACCACCGTGTGGTGGGTGAGCGCCGCTGTCCGATCGTAGACACGTGGTGGCAGACCGAGACCGGAGGCATTCTAATTTCGCCTTTGCCCGGTGCGACGAACCTGAAACCCGGAAGCGCAACGAAGCCGCTGCCCGGCGTCCGTCCGATGCTCCTGACGGGCGATGGGAAAGTGCTGGAAGGTGCCGCTGACGGATGCCTGGTCATCGCCGATAGCTGGCCCGGACAGATGCGCACTGTCTATGGCGACCACGAACGCTTCTTCCAGACCTATTTCGCGACCTTCCCGGGCTATTACTTTACCGGAGACGGGTGCCGCCGGGACGAAGACGGCTATTATTGGATCACCGGCAGGATCGATGACGTCATCAACGTTTCCGGTCACCGCATGGGCACTGCGGAAATCGAAAGCGCGCTCGTCGCGCACAGGTACGTCGCCGAAGCCGCGGTGGTCGGAATGCCCCACGACATCAAGGGTCAAGGCATCTACGCTTATGTAACGCTGAACGCCGGCACCGAGGGCGACGAGGAGCTTCGCCGCGAGCTGGTGAAATGGGTCCGCAAAGAAATCGGGCCGATCGCTTCGCCGGATGTCATCCAGTTCGCGCCCGGTCTGCCGAAGACTCGAAGCGGCAAGATCATGCGCCGAATCCTCCGCAAGATTGCCGAGGACGACGTTTCGAACCTGGGAGACACCTCGACGCTTGCCGATCCGTCGGTGGTGGACAATCTGCTTGCCAACCGGCCCCGCCGGCAATCTGTAAATGCCTGA